The genomic stretch AGGTCAGATTGATCTGATAGACGTCGCCCGCATAGATGAACTCGCGGCAGGCGTCGAAGCGCTCGGTGTATTCGGCGAGGCTCCAGGCCGGGGTCAGCGCGATCTCGACCGGCGCGGTCTCGGTCGCCAGCGAGGCGGCGTTGCGCCACTCATATTGGCGCGGCGTGCGAAAAGCGCCGAAGAGCAGCAGCGGCGTTCGCGCCTGGGGCAGGGGGCGCCCCGCGAATTTCGCCTCCAGCGCATAGCCCAGCTCATAGCCGGCGTAGCCCGCGAGAAAGAGACCGCGCCGCGTCGCCGCCTCCATGCGCGCGAAAGCCGCCGGAACCTCCGCCGCCGTATCGGCGCGGATGATCTCCTCCGGCTCGTCGAAGAGCAGGGCGGCGCCGTTTCGTCCGTCCTCGAAGACGACGAAGGGGCCATCGGGCGCCTTATTGGGGTCGAAAGGCTCGCGCCCGCGAAGCTCGGCGATATGGAACATGAGGGACGCGGCGCTCCGGTTCGGAAAGCCCATCTTATATCAGCCGGGCCTGCGGATGAAGCCGCGAGTTTGGGCGCGCGGCGCGCTTCCCGGCGATCGTCTGATTTACGAGCCGGGCGGCTCTTGGCGAATAGGCAATGGTTGCCTATAAATGGGAGGCGGGAGGCTCGATGCCGACGATCCGCCGTTTCGCCAATTGCAAGATCGCGATCTATGCGGACGATCATCTTCCGCCGCATTTCCATATCGAAGGTCGAGGCTTTCGAGCCTTGGTCGAGATCGAGACTTTGGAAGTTCGGGCGGGCGACATTCGCAGAGCCGCTGAGGCGCTCGAATGGGCGGCGTCGAACAGAGACCTGCTGCGAGCCGAATGGAATCGGATCGTTCGGAGGGACTGAGCATGGAAGACCATGGCCCCAATATCCGCGCGATCCGCGCGGGCGACGGCCGCGAGCTGCTGGTGACTTGGAAGGGCGGCGCCGAGAGCCCGGTGGATGTCGGCGCGCATATTGGGCGTTACGCGATCTTCGCTCCTTTGCGCCGAGACGACGCCGCATTCCAGGCGGTGTCCGTCGGCGAATGGGGCTGGTGCGCCCATTGGAGCGACGAGATGGAAATCGCCTCCGACACGCTCTGGCGTCTCGCGCTCGAACAAGGGAGCGCTCGGCTTCGGGGATGGCGCGAGGCGCATGGGATGACGCAAGCCGAAGCGGCGTCGGCCTTGGGCGTCAGCCCACGCATGTGGCGCTATTACGAGGCGGGAGAACATCTGCTGCCCAAAACCGTTCGTCTCGCTTGCGCCGGCTTCGACGCGAAGGCCAATGCGGCGTAAGGAGGGCAATGGCGGCGAAGCTTCTCTCGCCGTCGCGGAAAATTGCTCCCTGCCCCAATGCGCTATATGGAATGCGGGAGCTTTCCCCCCGTCCCGCGAGCGTTCTCATGCCCCATTCCCCCGATCATTCGCCGAGCGAGCGCGGCATGCGCCTCCTCTTCATCGGCGATGTGGTGGGGCGGGCGGGGCGCAAGGCGATACAGGAGCGGCTGCCGGAGCTGCGCCGGCGCTGGGCGCTCGATTTCATCACCGTCAATGGCGAGAACGCCGCCGGCGGCTTCGGCATAACCGAGGCCATATGCGACGAGATCCTCGCCGCCGGCGCCGATTGCGTGACGACCGGCAATCATGTCTTCGATCAGCGTGAGGCGCTGGTGTTCATCGAGCGTCAGCCGCGCCTGCTGCGCCCGGTCAATTATCCGCCCGGCACGCCCGGACGCGGCGCCAATCTCTACACGGCGGAGAACGGGCGTCAGGTGCTTGTGGTCAATGTGCAGGGCCGCGTCTTCATGGATGCGCTGGACGACCCTTTCGCCGCCATTGAGCGGGAAGTGGGCGCCTGTCCGCTGGGCGTGGCTTGCGACGCGCTCATCGTCGACATACATGCCGAAACGTCCAGCGAGAAAATGGCCATGGGCCATTTCGTCGACGGACGCGCCTCTCTGGTGGTGGGGACGCACACCCATGTGCCGACGGCGGACGGGCAGATCTTGCCGCATGGCACGGCCTATATGACCGACGCCGGCATGACCGGAGACTATGATTCGGTCATCGGCATGGAGAAGGAGGAGCCGCTGCGCCGCTTCACCCGCAAAACCCCGGGCGCCCGTTTCGAGCCCGCTCAGGGCGAGGCGACGCTCTGCGGGGTCGCGGTGGAGCTTTCGGCCGACGGCCTCGCGCGGCGCATCGCCCCGGT from Methylosinus sp. C49 encodes the following:
- a CDS encoding DUF4160 domain-containing protein, with protein sequence MVAYKWEAGGSMPTIRRFANCKIAIYADDHLPPHFHIEGRGFRALVEIETLEVRAGDIRRAAEALEWAASNRDLLRAEWNRIVRRD
- a CDS encoding TIGR00282 family metallophosphoesterase, yielding MRLLFIGDVVGRAGRKAIQERLPELRRRWALDFITVNGENAAGGFGITEAICDEILAAGADCVTTGNHVFDQREALVFIERQPRLLRPVNYPPGTPGRGANLYTAENGRQVLVVNVQGRVFMDALDDPFAAIEREVGACPLGVACDALIVDIHAETSSEKMAMGHFVDGRASLVVGTHTHVPTADGQILPHGTAYMTDAGMTGDYDSVIGMEKEEPLRRFTRKTPGARFEPAQGEATLCGVAVELSADGLARRIAPVRIGGRLAQARPDFWQEEDEARAGRLVEAIGAPRR
- a CDS encoding helix-turn-helix transcriptional regulator, which produces MEDHGPNIRAIRAGDGRELLVTWKGGAESPVDVGAHIGRYAIFAPLRRDDAAFQAVSVGEWGWCAHWSDEMEIASDTLWRLALEQGSARLRGWREAHGMTQAEAASALGVSPRMWRYYEAGEHLLPKTVRLACAGFDAKANAA